The genomic DNA GAGACCACCGCGACCCGCCTGTGGTCCGAGCCCGGCGGCCCGCACCACGGCTCCCCGGACAAGGAGCCCGCCGTACGGCTGCGCGTCCTGGAGGACGCCGGCCGCTCCTCGGTCCCCTTCACCTCCGGCATCCTCATCGGCATCGGCGAGACGTACGAGGAGCGGGCCGAGTCGCTCTTCGCGCTGCGCCGCGTCTCCCGCTCCTACCACGGCATCCAGGAACTGATCATCCAGAACTTCCGCGCCAAGCCCGACACGGCGATGCGCGGCATGCCGGACGCCGAACTGGACGAACTGGTCGCCACGGTCGCCGTCGCCCGGCACATCATGGGCCCCGCCGCCTGCCTCCAGGCCCCGCCGAACCTGGTGGACGCCGAGTACGAGCGGCTGATCGGCGCGGGCATCGACGACTGGGGCGGCGTCTCCCCGCTCACCATCGACCACGTGAACCCCGAGCGCCCCTGGCCGCAGATCGACGAACTCGCCGCGAAGTCCCGGGCAGTGGGTTTCGAGCTGCGGGAACGCCTCTGCGTGTACCCGGAGTTCGTGCAGCGCGGCGAGCCCTGGCTCGACCCCCGCCTGCGCCCGCACGTGGCGGCGCTCGCCGACCCGGCGACGGGCCTGGCACGCGAGGACGCGACGGTCGAGGGCCACCCGTGGCAGGAACCGGACGAGGCGTTCACCGCCACCGGCCGCACCGACCTGCACGCCACCATCGACACCGAGGGCCGTACGTCCGACCGCCGCGACGACTTCGACGAGGTGTACGGCGACTGGGGCGCCCTGCGCGAGGCCGCCGCCCCCGGCATGGTCCCCGAGCGCATCGACACCGACGTACGCGCCGCGCTGGCCACGGCGGCCGAGGACCCCACGAAGCTGACGGACGACGAGGCGCTCGCCCTGCTGCACGCCGACGGCCCGGCGCTGGACGCCCTGTGCGGCATCGCCGACGACGTGCGCAGGTCGGTGGTCGGCGACGACGTGACCTACATCGTCACCCGCAACATCAACTTCACCAACGTCTGCTACACCGGCTGCCGTTTCTGCGCCTTCGCCCAGCGCCGCACGGACGCCGACGCCTACACGCTCTCCCTCGACCAGGTCGCCGACCGCGCCCAGCAGGCCTGGGACGTGGGCGCGGTCGAGGTCTGCATGCAGGGCGGCATCCACCCCGACCTGCCCGGCACGGCGTACTTCGACATCGCGAAAGCGGTCAAGGCCCGCGTCCCCGGCATGCACGTGCACGCCTTCTCGCCGATGGAGGTCGTCAACGGCGCCACCCGCACGGGGATGTCGATCCGGGAGTGGCTGACCGCGGCGAAGGAGGCCGGCCTGGACTCGATCCCCGGCACGGCGGCGGAGATCCTCGACGACGAGGTCCGCTGGATCCTCACCAAGGGCAAGCTGCCCACGGCGACGTGGATCGAGGTCATCGAGACGGCCCACGAACTGGGCATCCGTTCCTCCTCCACGATGATGTACGGCCACGTCGACCAGCCCCGCCACTGGCTGGGCCACCTGCGCACGCTCGCCGGGATCCAGCAGCGCACGGGCGGCTTCACGGAGTTCGTGACGCTCCCCTTCATCCACACCAACGCGCCGGTGTACCTGGCGGGCATCGCGAGGCCCGGGCCCACCCTCAGGGACAACCGCGCGGTGACCGCGATGGCCCGCCTGCTCCTGCACCCGCACATCCCCAACATCCAGACAAGTTGGGTGAAACTGGGCACGGAGGGTGCGGCGGAGATGCTCCGCTCCGGCGCCAACGACCTGGGCGGCACCCTCATGGAGGAGACGATCTCCCGCATGGCGGGCTCGTCCTACGGGTCGTACAAGTCGGTCAAGGACCTGATCGCGGTCGCGGACGCGGCGGACCGCCCGGCGAAGCCGCGCACCACCCTCTACGGCCCGGTCCCCGAGGAGCGGCAGCGGGCGGCGCGGGACTCGGACGGACACCTGCCGGAGCTGCTGCCGGTCCTGGACTAGAGGGCTCGCGCTTCGGGAGTGCGGCGGGCGCGCAGTACGATGATCGGGCCCCCGGTGTGTCGTGTCGGGGTTCTCGTAGCTGAGGAGATGCGTGCCCGTGCCTGCCCTACTTCCCTCATGGGCGTGGGTCTCCGGTCTGACCGTGGGCGCGATCGCGGCGGTGACCGTCCTGGCCGTGCAGGCGGACCAGGGGCCCCACCCCACCGCCGTGGCGACGAAGCCGAAGCCGTCGGCGTCGGCGGAGGCGCACCCCACGCCGAAGGAGACCGCGCCGGCCCCGGTGCCGGAGGGCTCCGGCACCGGGCGGCGCGTCGTCTACTCGGTGGGCCAGGACCGGGTGTGGCTGGTCGACGCCAGCGACGCCACCCGGCGCTCCTTCAAGGTGTGGCCGGGCACGGTCGACCCCGACCCCGGCAAGTACAGCGTCGGCACCCGCCGCCAGGACCCGACGACGGGCTCCGACGGGGTCCGGGTCGAGCAGATCATGTACTTCACCCAGGAGGGCGGCGTCTGGGTCGCCTTCTCCAACGCCGTGGACGGCTCCTCGCCGCCGCCGCCCGCCGACGGCGCCAAGACCGGCGGCATACGGCTGCCCAAGGCGGACGGCGACGCGCTCTGGGAGTTCGGCACGTCCGGCACGACGGTCACTGTGGTCTCGTAGGTCACTGTGGTTTCGTGGCTTCCGCCTCGCCGGACGGCAGGTGCGCCACGATCAGCACGACGCCGCTGAACAGGAGCACCCGGGTCGCCGCGTCCAGCCCGTTCCAGTCCTCGGACTGCCACATCGCGAACCACTCCCCGCCGATCGCGAGGAACCCGGCGCCGAAGAGCAGCATCAGCATGAGCGTGCCGTAGGTGGTGAAGCGCCGTGCGGGAGCGTGCTGCCGGCGTATCCAGAGCCAGGTCGCCCAGATCAGCACGAGCGCGGCGGCGGTCTCCCACACGATGATCGCCACGTAGGCGGTGTCCTGGAGCCCCTTGCTCGTGATCGCCCGCCACATCAGGTCGTCGTCCTTGAACGTCGTGTCCATCGCGAGGACGTGATGCACGTACTGCTGGTTGTTGTCGAAGTCGGTGATGTTCCCGAGGGCCACGAGGGCGATGTAGAGGGCGAGGACCGCGGTGAGCACGGTGGAGGCGAGTAAAAGGGTGCTGCGGGGGATGTTGGCCATGGCAGCACTATCCCTGAACCGCTACACCTGCCTGTTGGTGAACGTCAGGAACGAGGTCCAGGAGGCGTCGGTGAAGGAGAGGCGGGCGGCCTCGGGGTTCTTGGAGTCGCGGACGTGGACGGTTGGGTCGACGGAGGCTATGGCGACCTCCACGCACTCAGGGCCGTCGTTGCTGCTGTAGCTGCTCTTGAACCACTCCAGGGCGGAGGTCATGTCTCTTCTCCCATGACTTTCTCGATGAAGGCGAGTGACTCGCGGGGCGTGAGTGCCTGTGCCCGGATGATCCCATAGCGCAAGTCCAGGGTCTGGACCTCGTGTGGATCAGTGATGACTCGGTTGTGCAGCTGAGCTTCCGAGTGGCCGAACGCCTTGCCACCCCGCAGTTTCAACAGTTGCAGCGACCCGGCCATCCCCGCGTGGTCCTCGCGGTCCGTCGGCATGACCTGGATCTCGACATGCCTCAACCTTCCGACCTCCAACAGGTGTTCGAGCTGTTGTCGGAGCACCATTCTGCCTCCGAGCGGGCGCCGTAGCGTCACCTCTTCCTGGACAAAGGTGAGCTGGGCGTGGGGAACACGCTCGAAGACGACCTTCCGTGCCATGCGGGCGGAGACGTAGCGGTCGACCTCCTCCTCCGTGAACGCGGGACGGCGCATCACGTACAACGCGCGGGCGTACTCGGGCGTCTGCAACAGCCCGTGGATGTGGTGGCCCGCGTAGGCACCCAGTTCGACCGCCTCGTCCTCCAGCTTGGCCAGGTCCCGCACCTTCTTCGGATAGCGGGCCTTCTCCACGTCCTCCTTCATGGTCGCGAGCTTCCCGCCCGCGCCCAGCACCTCGTCGGCCTTGTCCAGGAAGTCCGGCTTGGGCACGCGTCGCCCTCGCTCGACCGACGACACCATCTCCTCGCCGTAGCCGATGGCGGCGCCCAGTTCCGCCTGCCGTAGCCCGGCGGCCTCGCGCCACATCTTGATCTGCCGCCCGACCGTCCTGAGCACGGCCGTGGTCTCCTCGTCCTCCATGTCTTCCCCTCCTGGCGTACGAGACGTACGACCACGGCGGGCATCCGGACAGTCACGCTCGGTACCGAGGTCGTTGCTGTTCAGCGTAGGGACGGACGGCCACGCTGGGTGACGTGATGGAGGAAATGGCCCTGCGCGGCAGCATGAACGCACCTCAGTTCGCAGTCCAGTTGTCCGCGACGCGGCGAGGTGCCCGGCTCGCGCGCCTGCTCACCGAACGCCAACTCGACGACTGGTCCGTGCCGTCGGGGGAGGCGGTGCAGGTGGTCGCCGAGCTGGCGGCGAACGCGGTGCTGCACGGCCGGGTGCCGGGGCGGGACTTCCGGCTGACCCTGCGCCTGTTCCCCGGCGGCACCCTTCGGGTCGAGGTCACGGACGCCCGGGGCGACCGGGTCCCGTGTCTCCCCGACCCGGCCGCCGACGAGGAGGAGTGCGGACGCGGACTGCGCATCGTGGCCGCGTACGCGGACCGTTGGGGCGTCGATGCGGGACCGGCTCCCGCGAAGACCGTCTGGGCCGAACTGGTACCGGGTCGTGGCCGGACGTGACCCGATCGGGCGCGACGCCAAAGACCAAAGAACCGGGGAAAGAACCGAACCCACCCCTGCCGTCGCCGCTCGTCACCCTCCGGAGTGAACATCGACAACTCGGCTGGCGTGGCGCGGCGTTCATGGTGCAGCGTCAGCCGCAGCAGACCCCGACATGATTCGGCCCCCGCCGGGAATAGCGTCCCACTGCGAGGGCCTGATCACCGAGGAAGTGGACCCTTCCTGATGACTGAGCAGAAGCCTAGCGCGCCCTCGCACCCCGTGTCCCGCCGTCACCCCGGTGGTGTCGAGCACGAGAACCATCCCCACCACGACCACTTCACCGTGGTCGGCAATCATCTCCTCCAGCATCCCGAGCTGTCCCTGACGGCGATCGGACTGGCCGTCCACATCCAGTCGCTGCCCGCCGGGACACCGGTCGGGATCAAATCGCTGGCGGGCAAGTTCCCCGAGGGCGAGATCCGGATCGCCGCCGCCCTGCGGGAGTTGGAAGAGCACGGCTACCTCGCACGCACCAAGGAGCGTCTTCAATCGGGGCGAGTCGTGACCCGGACGGTCTCCCGCAACAAGCCCCGCGCCGCCTTCGCGATGGCGGCGCAGCCCGCCCGGCCGGTCGTCGGCGAGCCGCCCTTCCCGGTCCCCGGCCCGGTGATGGATGCCCCGGTGACGGAACAGGCGGCGGACCCGGTGGCGAATCCGGTGGCGACGGAACTGCTCGCCCGTCTCCGGGTGCACGACTCACGCCTGCTCCTGACCGAGCGCGACGTCCGGCGCCTCGCCCCCGCCGTCGTGGCCTGGCTGGAGCGCGGCGTACCGCCGACCGCCGTGGAACGGACGCTGACGGCCGGGCTGCCCCAGGAGCCGATCCGTCACCCGGCGGCCTTCCTGGAACGCCGTCTCACCTCGGACCTTCCCCCGGCCCTGCCCGCACCCCGCACTCCCGCTCCCGGCCTGCGCCGCCCCGACCCCCTCCAGACCTGCGACGGCTGCGAACGCGCCTTCCGTGCCGCGCGACCGGGCCGCTGCCGTGACTGCCGCCAGAGCCCCCTCCCGGCGCAGGTGGCTGCGTAAAGGCGTGGGCCCGGCTCCCCGGGTCACCAGGACGAGCGCGGTCGCGTTCACTCGCAGACCGCTGTGTCCACCACGTCGAAGACGTGCTGGTGGGCCGCCATCATGTCGGCCGGCTCGGCGGCCACCGAACTGGACAGGGCCGTCGTCGCCACTGTGGCCGCGCGGCCGTCCTGCGTGGCGCCGCCGTAGGTCTCGTAGCCGTGGATGGAGCCGCCGTGACCCCACAGCTCGACGCCGCAGGACAGGGGAGTGCGGAAGAGGCCCAGGCCGTAGCCGGTACCGGGCGCGGGAGCGCCCTCGGTGACCGGGACCGTGGTCTGCATCTCCTTCAGCTCGGCGGCCTCCAGGACCTTGCCGTCGAGCAGGGCGGAGAAGAAGCGGTTGAGGTCGCGCGGGGTGGTGACGAGCTGTCCGGCGGCCCAGGCCTGGGACGGGTCGAGGCGGGTGATGTCCTCCAACGGCGCGCCGGGGGTGGCGGCGGCGTAGCCCTTGGGGTGGGCGCCCCGGATGCCGCGCTCGCCGATGCCCGGCCAGTAGGTGTCCTTCAGACCGAGGGGGCGGATGATCCGGTCGGTGATCTCCTCGCCGAAGGGGCGGCCCGTGACCTTCTCGACGAGCAGGCCCGCCAGGACGTAGTTGGTGTTGCTGTACTGCCACTTCGCGCCCGGCTCGAACGCCGCCTTCTGGCTCAGGGCGAGGTCGATCAGGTCACGCGGGTTGTAGTACGTGTCGCGGACCTCGAACGGGTCCAGGCCCAGCGTCTGGACGTAGTCGGGCAGGCCGCTGGTGTGCTGGAGCAGGTTGCGCACGGTGATCCGGCCGCCGTCGATGCCGTCGCCGTGCACGAGGCCCGGCAGGTACGTCTCGATCGGCTCGTCCAGCTTCACCTTGCCCTCGCCGACCAGCTGGAGCACGACCGCCGCGGTGAACGCCTTGGTGTTGCTGCCCGCCCTGACCTGGCCGTTGACCGGCACGGACGCGCCGGTCGCCAGGTCGCCGGTGCCCGCCGTGTAGTCGCGGACGCGTCCGTCACGTCCCTGGTCGGCGACCAGTGCGGCGGGGAAACCGTCCTCGCGGACCAGGTCCTTCGCGCCCTCGAGGACGGCGCCGCGATGACCGGGGTGGCCCGGGGTGCCGTAGGCCAGGGAACCGGTCGCGGCGAGGCCGCCGCCCAGGACCGCGAGCGCGGCGACCACCGACAGCACGCGCCCGCGCTGCTTCCTCGGCTTGGACGGGACGGAGGCGGCAAGACGAACGGACACGGGGTTTCCTTCCAACAAGGCTGCTCTCGGAACGCCTTGAGCCTTTCGCGAACCGGCCGCCCGCTCGATGGGGCCAGGCGGCGGAACAGGGGTGTACCTACCTCCACCCCGGCCGTGAGCGTTTCCACACCGATCCCGCCCGCCCGGGCCCTGAACCGACCGTCTCCGTTCGCATACAGTGCTGGACGTCGTACGTACGGACAGTGGTGTGGACGGTGCCGAGGGAGGTCCAGGTGGGCGGGACAGCCGGTGCCGTCTGGGGGCGGGCCGAGCAGCAGGACTTCCGCAGCCGGGTGCGCGGGACGCTGCTCGGTGTGGCCGTCGGTGACGCCCTCGGCTCACCCGTCGACGGTCTCGCCCTCGACGCGATCCGGGAGGCGCACGGCCCCGAAGGGCTGGCCGACCTGGCCGCCGCCCACGGCCGGCGGGGTGCCGTCACCCACCTCACCCAGCTCACCCTGTTCTCGGTCGACGGGCTGATCCGGGCCCAGGTGCGACGCGACACAGGCGCCTGGCATCCGCCGACCGACCTGCACCGGGCCTACCGGCGCTGGGTCGCCACCCAGCGCGACTGGGGGCCCGACCTGCGGCGCAAGGACGACGGCTGGCTGGCCCACGAGGAGTGGCTCTACGTCCGCCGGGACGCCCCGCGCGCGCTGCTGCTCGGTCTCGGCGACGAGACGATGGGTACCCCCGAGGCGCCCAAGAACCCCGGCGAGCGCGGCCCGGAGGCCGCCGCCCGCTCGGCGCCGTTCGGGCTCCTGGTCGGCTGGGAGCCGCAGTTGGTCGCCCAGCTCGCCGTGGAGTGCGCGGCGCAGACCCATGGCCACCCCACCGGCTACCTGGCGGCGGGCGCGTACGCCGTGATCGTGCACGGGCTGGCGCGCGGCGAGAGCCTGGACGCCGCCGTGCAGCGGACCCTGGCGCTGCTCGTCGCCCGGCCG from Streptomyces sp. CB09001 includes the following:
- a CDS encoding bifunctional FO biosynthesis protein CofGH → MTTSATSGTGPADPAGPTENSMRRALKRARDGVALDAAEAAVLLQARGEHLDALTASAARVRDAGLEAAGRPGVITYSKSVFVPLTRLCRDKCHYCTFVTVPGKLRRAGHGMFMSPDEVLDIARKGAALGCKEALITLGDKPEDRWPEAREWLDAHGYDDTIAYLRAISIRILEETGLLPHLNPGVMTWTDFQRLKPVAPSMGMMLETTATRLWSEPGGPHHGSPDKEPAVRLRVLEDAGRSSVPFTSGILIGIGETYEERAESLFALRRVSRSYHGIQELIIQNFRAKPDTAMRGMPDAELDELVATVAVARHIMGPAACLQAPPNLVDAEYERLIGAGIDDWGGVSPLTIDHVNPERPWPQIDELAAKSRAVGFELRERLCVYPEFVQRGEPWLDPRLRPHVAALADPATGLAREDATVEGHPWQEPDEAFTATGRTDLHATIDTEGRTSDRRDDFDEVYGDWGALREAAAPGMVPERIDTDVRAALATAAEDPTKLTDDEALALLHADGPALDALCGIADDVRRSVVGDDVTYIVTRNINFTNVCYTGCRFCAFAQRRTDADAYTLSLDQVADRAQQAWDVGAVEVCMQGGIHPDLPGTAYFDIAKAVKARVPGMHVHAFSPMEVVNGATRTGMSIREWLTAAKEAGLDSIPGTAAEILDDEVRWILTKGKLPTATWIEVIETAHELGIRSSSTMMYGHVDQPRHWLGHLRTLAGIQQRTGGFTEFVTLPFIHTNAPVYLAGIARPGPTLRDNRAVTAMARLLLHPHIPNIQTSWVKLGTEGAAEMLRSGANDLGGTLMEETISRMAGSSYGSYKSVKDLIAVADAADRPAKPRTTLYGPVPEERQRAARDSDGHLPELLPVLD
- a CDS encoding DUF2165 domain-containing protein; protein product: MANIPRSTLLLASTVLTAVLALYIALVALGNITDFDNNQQYVHHVLAMDTTFKDDDLMWRAITSKGLQDTAYVAIIVWETAAALVLIWATWLWIRRQHAPARRFTTYGTLMLMLLFGAGFLAIGGEWFAMWQSEDWNGLDAATRVLLFSGVVLIVAHLPSGEAEATKPQ
- a CDS encoding DUF397 domain-containing protein, which encodes MTSALEWFKSSYSSNDGPECVEVAIASVDPTVHVRDSKNPEAARLSFTDASWTSFLTFTNRQV
- a CDS encoding helix-turn-helix transcriptional regulator, which gives rise to MEDEETTAVLRTVGRQIKMWREAAGLRQAELGAAIGYGEEMVSSVERGRRVPKPDFLDKADEVLGAGGKLATMKEDVEKARYPKKVRDLAKLEDEAVELGAYAGHHIHGLLQTPEYARALYVMRRPAFTEEEVDRYVSARMARKVVFERVPHAQLTFVQEEVTLRRPLGGRMVLRQQLEHLLEVGRLRHVEIQVMPTDREDHAGMAGSLQLLKLRGGKAFGHSEAQLHNRVITDPHEVQTLDLRYGIIRAQALTPRESLAFIEKVMGEET
- a CDS encoding ATP-binding protein codes for the protein MEEMALRGSMNAPQFAVQLSATRRGARLARLLTERQLDDWSVPSGEAVQVVAELAANAVLHGRVPGRDFRLTLRLFPGGTLRVEVTDARGDRVPCLPDPAADEEECGRGLRIVAAYADRWGVDAGPAPAKTVWAELVPGRGRT
- a CDS encoding helix-turn-helix domain-containing protein, translating into MTEQKPSAPSHPVSRRHPGGVEHENHPHHDHFTVVGNHLLQHPELSLTAIGLAVHIQSLPAGTPVGIKSLAGKFPEGEIRIAAALRELEEHGYLARTKERLQSGRVVTRTVSRNKPRAAFAMAAQPARPVVGEPPFPVPGPVMDAPVTEQAADPVANPVATELLARLRVHDSRLLLTERDVRRLAPAVVAWLERGVPPTAVERTLTAGLPQEPIRHPAAFLERRLTSDLPPALPAPRTPAPGLRRPDPLQTCDGCERAFRAARPGRCRDCRQSPLPAQVAA
- a CDS encoding serine hydrolase domain-containing protein; amino-acid sequence: MSVRLAASVPSKPRKQRGRVLSVVAALAVLGGGLAATGSLAYGTPGHPGHRGAVLEGAKDLVREDGFPAALVADQGRDGRVRDYTAGTGDLATGASVPVNGQVRAGSNTKAFTAAVVLQLVGEGKVKLDEPIETYLPGLVHGDGIDGGRITVRNLLQHTSGLPDYVQTLGLDPFEVRDTYYNPRDLIDLALSQKAAFEPGAKWQYSNTNYVLAGLLVEKVTGRPFGEEITDRIIRPLGLKDTYWPGIGERGIRGAHPKGYAAATPGAPLEDITRLDPSQAWAAGQLVTTPRDLNRFFSALLDGKVLEAAELKEMQTTVPVTEGAPAPGTGYGLGLFRTPLSCGVELWGHGGSIHGYETYGGATQDGRAATVATTALSSSVAAEPADMMAAHQHVFDVVDTAVCE
- a CDS encoding ADP-ribosylglycohydrolase family protein produces the protein MGGTAGAVWGRAEQQDFRSRVRGTLLGVAVGDALGSPVDGLALDAIREAHGPEGLADLAAAHGRRGAVTHLTQLTLFSVDGLIRAQVRRDTGAWHPPTDLHRAYRRWVATQRDWGPDLRRKDDGWLAHEEWLYVRRDAPRALLLGLGDETMGTPEAPKNPGERGPEAAARSAPFGLLVGWEPQLVAQLAVECAAQTHGHPTGYLAAGAYAVIVHGLARGESLDAAVQRTLALLVARPGHEPVTDALQHALGAVRQGLPTPARVTGLIGAGTAEGLVAAAVYCALVGEDVRHGLRLAVNHDGASAAAGALTGGLLGALHGETALPPAWLAELEGRPTVLELADDFAMEMTQGPALHGPAGSSPGWLTRYPRG